The proteins below come from a single Lepidochelys kempii isolate rLepKem1 chromosome 20, rLepKem1.hap2, whole genome shotgun sequence genomic window:
- the LOC140900891 gene encoding phospholipid phosphatase 3-like produces MQKGKCELLPDLPPRLSVEPQAWRGGQGDVRVTVRGPSSQLEDYAAPGLGQRKTLVVLDIVCLLVASVPFLVCEVGLVPPMRRGFYCNDSSIRYPLKRAETVSDTVLISVGILITSLSISLGESYRIHSLRLGSRSFVPNPYVAVLYKEIGAFLFGCTVGQSLTNMAKITVGRLRPHFLAVCRPDLLVLNCSRGYVEEYTCTAGPSEEKEARKSFYSGHASFAMYSMTYLVLYLQARLTWRGARLLRPLVQFVLLLLALYTGLTRISDYWHHPSDVAVGFLQGALIAYWVASHISGMFHPPASRLPQLCPDSPDSSGHTNC; encoded by the exons ATGCAAAAGGGCAAGTGTGAACTCCTCCCCGATCTGCCCCCAAGGCTCTCGgtggagccccaggcatggcGGGGAGGCCAAGGAGACGTCCGGGTAACAGTCCGGGGGCCCAGCTCCCAGCTTGAGGATTATGccgctccggggctggggcagagaaagACCTTGGTTGTCCTGGATATCGTCTGTCTGCTCGTGG CCTCCGTCCCGTTCTTGGTCTGCGAGGTTGGCCTGGTCCCCCCCATGCGCCGCGGCTTCTACTGCAACGACAGCAGCATCCGCTACCCGCTCAAGCGGGCGGAGACCGTCAGCGACACTGTGCTGATCTCGGTGGGGATCCTCATCACCTCCCTCTCG ATCTCCCTGGGCGAGAGCTACCGCATCCACTCCCTGCGCCTGGGCTCCCGCTCCTTCGTCCCCAACCCCTACGTGGCCGTCCTCTACAAGGAGATCGGCGCCTTCCTCTTCGGCTGCACCGTGGGCCAGTCCCTCACCAACATGGCCAAGATCACCGTCGGTCGCCTCCGCCCCCACTTCCTGGCCGTCTGCCGGCCCGACCTCCTCGTCCTTAACTGCTCCCGGGGCTACGTGGAGGAGTACACCTGCACTGCGGGGCCGTCGGAGGAGAAGGAAGCCAG AAAGTCCTTCTACTCCGGCCATGCCTCCTTCGCCATGTACAGCATGACATACCTGGTG ttgtaCCTGCAGGCGCGGTTAACCTGGCGGGGCGCCCGCCTGCTGCGCCCCCTGGTGCAGTTTGTCCTGTTACTGCTGGCGCTGTACACCGGGCTCACCCGCATCTCTGACTACTGGCACCACCCCTCGGACGTGGCCGTGGGCTTCCTGCAGGGGGCGCTCATCGCCTACTGGGTG